GAGCAATGATAGAAATACGATTTTGGGTCTTACGATCTAAACCCATGGTTTAATCCAGATCCTTCAAAATGAGGCTAGCAATAATTTTAGCACAACCCGGCTGACCCAGGGCGTCCTTAAGTATGGCCAGCTTGCTTGACATTTCAATACGAGCAGCTTGATCAGATAGCAGATGAAGAGTTTCCTTCGCGATCGTTTGCCCGTTGGCATCCTTTTGGATCAATTCAGGTATGGCCCGTTCATCCACGATCAGATTGGGCATGGCGATGTGATCGATCTTCACCAGCAGTTTACCAATAAGATAAGAAAGGGGGGCAATTCGATAGATCACGACCAGCGGGGTGCCCAGATAAGCAGTTTCCAAGGTGGCCGTTCCAGAAGCCACAATAGCGAGATCAGCATGAAAGATCATTGGGTAAGGGTCATCTTTGATCAACGTGATTCCGTCAAGAGTCAGAAAGGGTTCATAATAAGAATCGGCCAGATCAGAAAGACCAGCCAATGTAAATTGAAGATCAGGCTGTTGTTTTTTCAACAATTGGAGGGCTTCCAGAAGGGGTTGAGTGAGTCGCTCCAATTCATTCCGTCGACTACCTGGCAGCAAGGCAATCATTGGTTTTTTCTCATCAAGACCATGCTGACTGAAAAAAGCAGATCTATCTGGTATATTAAAGTCCTTTTCCACCAGCGGGTGACCCGCGAAAGTAACAGGAATACCCTGCTTCTTGTAGAAATCCTCTTCAAAAGGAAAGATCACAAAAATGCGCTTAATAAACCGCCGCATAGTTTTTACACGACCCTTTTTCCAGGCCCAGACTTGAGGCGATATATAATAATACACTGGAATACCCAGTGTTTTTAGCTTCATTCCAAGGCGCAGGTTAAATCCGGGATAATCAAGCAGAATGGCCGCATCCGGTTGACGCTGTTGGCACTGTTCTATCACAGAGTGCATAACCTCTTTAAAAAAAGAAAGGTGTTTTAGAACCTCTATAAAACCAGTTACACTCAGATCTTTCACGTGATACAGAGAGTCTAACCCCTCCCGGGTCATGCGATCTCCACCAAGACCCCAAAAACGATGATCTGAATGATGTTCTTTAATGGCGGCCATCAAAGGTGCTGCATGATGATCACCGGAAATTTCCCCGGCAACGATCAAAAAGTTTTTAGCTGCAGTTTTTATTTTGAAGATCCTGTAGAAAAATAGAGATGATCCCCAAAAACAAGAAGTAGCCGATATGCTATTAAGGGAGTCTGCCAAAAACATTCTTCGCGCTTTTTGTGTCCTTCGCGGTGTAAAAAGCGACTTACCTTAAAAAGCATTATTGATTCATTAGTTGTTGGTTGATCATTTCGGCGATCTGCAATGCCTTAAGTCCATCCCGCCCACTTACAATAGGTGTATCATTATTGCGGATCGCTTTCGCAAAGGCGGCTTGCTCTGCGTACATGGCATCGGTTTTTGGAAGCGCCTTGTTCGTGTACACGATGACCTTATCTGATCCCTCCAGGGGAATAATCTTATCACCCCTGGATACTGAATCGTTCTGAACCAGACGATACATTTCTGTGGAGCCGGATTGAAAATCAATGGTTATATAATGCTCCTTCTGGAAGATGCGCATCTTACGCATGGGATTTAGCGAAATACGGCTGGCGGTTACGTTGGCAACACAACCATTTTCGAAAGCAATACGAGCGTTGGCAATATCAGCCAACTTGGAAACCACAGCGAGGCCATTGGCTTGAATATCTTTCACCGGACTTTTTACCAGCGACAGAATGATATCAATATCATGGATCATATTCTCGTGCACGACGGGATTGTTAATTCCCCGGGGAACAAAACTCACCAGGCGATGAGCTTCAATAAATTGAGGATTTAGTTCAATGCCATCCAGGGCAGTAAGGGCAGGATTAAAGCGTTCTACGTGCCCAACCTGGATTTTGACCCCAGCGTTTTCAGCAGATGCGATTAGCTTTTCACCTTCTGCAAGGGTGGCGGTGATAGGTTTCTCAATAAAAACATGTTTGCCAGCATCAATAGCAGTGGAGGCATGTGAGAAATGGAATTGGGTAGGACAGGTGATGAACAGGGCATCACAATTCTTTATGAGAGTCTCGACATTATGAATGGCAGGAACGCCAAACTCAGCTGCGATAAGCTTGGTTCTGTTATGATCTGTGTCAAAGACACCCACACAATCCCAGTCATTATGCTGGCTGAGATGTCTGGTATGAAAACGACCAATATGGCCTGCGCCGATCAATCCGGCTCTGAGTTTAGATGAGTTTGTCATGCCTGAAAAATAAGTCAAAACACATCCCGTGAAAGAGCAAACCCTCAATATTTTCGGTTTGGGATATCAGGTGGTTAGTCATTGGCTTAGATACGAAGAACACGAAAATATCAAATAAACACGAAGTTTAAAAACAGTCATCTGTAACAATCTGCGTAAATCTGTGGATTATAAAGAATCATTTTAGTGTAATGAAGCACCATCATGAAAAATTCAGGTTTAGCGAAAAGTGCATTTGTTGTTATTTTACCATGGTCGTCATTTTGGCGAGATGCAAACAATTATTTAAAGGGTCGAAATATGTCAGCACAGGATGTAATTCTAAAAGAATTGCTGGAAGCCAGCCATCTACAGGGAGTAGAAGCCTTATTGGGTTGGGATCAGGAAACTTATATGCCGGAAGGTGCCGGTGCGGCGCGGGCTGAACAGGTCGCCTACATCACCGGTTTAATGCACGCCAAATTGGTGGGCGAACCCCTGAAAAGAGCTTTGGCAGAGCTCATTGATCTGGAAACAGGCGAGTTGCTGACCATGACCCTGAATGAACGTGAGACTCGGCAACTGAAAGAAATCTGGTTGGATTATCGCCAAAATGCGGCCTTGCCGGCAGAGTTTGTCACCACCCTGGCAAAACACGCCTCAGTGTCACAACAGGCCTGGACTCGGGCTCGTAAGGATAACGATTTTTCATTTTACGAGCCATTTCTAACTAAAATGGTTCAAATGCAGCGGGAAAAAGCCCAATATCTCTCACAGGGATCTACCGATTATGATGCCCTCATGAATCAATTTGAGCCGAAGATGACCTCTGAAAAAGTCAGTAGTCTTTTTAAGGATCTCCGAACACGACTGGTTCCGCTCATTCAGAATATTCAGGAAGTCAAACATCGGGTCAATGGCAGTGTCCTTGGTAAAGAATACGATATCGATCAACAGTGGTCCTTTGGGATGGACATGCTGAAAGCCATTGGTTTTGATATGAATATCGGACGGCAGGATCGCTCGGCTCATCCCTTTACCACCAGCACCCATCCGACTGATGTTCGCACCACGACCAGGTTACGTGGGAACGATCTTAAAGCCGCTTTGTTGGGAACCATGCATGAAGGTGGTCACGCCCTGTATGAACAAGGATTGTTGCTGGAAGAATATGGCAACCCCTTGGGTCAGGCCATTTCTCTGGGTATCCATGAAAGCCAATCCCGTCTCTGGGAAAACCTGGTTGGGTTAAGCCCGTCCTTCTGGCGGTTTGCTTATCCCAAGCTTCAGACAAAATTCAAAGATCAATTGCGCGACACGACTCGGGAACAGTTTTATGCTGCTATCAATCGGGTTCGTCCCAGTATGATCCGTGTTGAAGCAGACGAAGCGACTTACAATTTGCATATCATGCTACGCTTTGAGATCGAAAAAATGCTGATCAATGAAGATTTTCCCGTGGCTGAGCTACCAGGACTTTGGAACGAAAAAATGGAAAAATACCTGGGTATTTGTCCCCGCAACGATGCTGAGGGAGTGCTCCAGGATGTTCACTGGTCGTTTGGTGCTTTTGGCTATTTCCCCACCTACACTCTTGGAAATCTCTATAGCGTCCAATTTTTTAATCAAGCCAAACAGGAGTTACCCGGTTTGGAGGATCAATTCGGAAGGGGCGAATTTTCGAATCTGTTAACTTGGCTGAGAGAGAACATTCATCAAAAAGGACGCCTTTATAAGGCTGAAGAGCTGGTCAAGAATCTCACCGGTCAGGAATTATCCGCCAAGCCATTCATGGATTATCTGGAAACCAAATACCGCAAGATTTATAAACTGAGTTGAGGTATAACGTTTTGCGCTTAAGCGGCTTCCGTATGATATAATAATTTGTATGATCAGCATATCCTGAGACTTTATTATCGTTAAGCAATCCCTT
This portion of the Candidatus Neomarinimicrobiota bacterium genome encodes:
- a CDS encoding Gfo/Idh/MocA family oxidoreductase, with product MTNSSKLRAGLIGAGHIGRFHTRHLSQHNDWDCVGVFDTDHNRTKLIAAEFGVPAIHNVETLIKNCDALFITCPTQFHFSHASTAIDAGKHVFIEKPITATLAEGEKLIASAENAGVKIQVGHVERFNPALTALDGIELNPQFIEAHRLVSFVPRGINNPVVHENMIHDIDIILSLVKSPVKDIQANGLAVVSKLADIANARIAFENGCVANVTASRISLNPMRKMRIFQKEHYITIDFQSGSTEMYRLVQNDSVSRGDKIIPLEGSDKVIVYTNKALPKTDAMYAEQAAFAKAIRNNDTPIVSGRDGLKALQIAEMINQQLMNQ
- a CDS encoding carboxypeptidase M32 translates to MKNSGLAKSAFVVILPWSSFWRDANNYLKGRNMSAQDVILKELLEASHLQGVEALLGWDQETYMPEGAGAARAEQVAYITGLMHAKLVGEPLKRALAELIDLETGELLTMTLNERETRQLKEIWLDYRQNAALPAEFVTTLAKHASVSQQAWTRARKDNDFSFYEPFLTKMVQMQREKAQYLSQGSTDYDALMNQFEPKMTSEKVSSLFKDLRTRLVPLIQNIQEVKHRVNGSVLGKEYDIDQQWSFGMDMLKAIGFDMNIGRQDRSAHPFTTSTHPTDVRTTTRLRGNDLKAALLGTMHEGGHALYEQGLLLEEYGNPLGQAISLGIHESQSRLWENLVGLSPSFWRFAYPKLQTKFKDQLRDTTREQFYAAINRVRPSMIRVEADEATYNLHIMLRFEIEKMLINEDFPVAELPGLWNEKMEKYLGICPRNDAEGVLQDVHWSFGAFGYFPTYTLGNLYSVQFFNQAKQELPGLEDQFGRGEFSNLLTWLRENIHQKGRLYKAEELVKNLTGQELSAKPFMDYLETKYRKIYKLS
- the lpxB gene encoding lipid-A-disaccharide synthase, giving the protein MIVAGEISGDHHAAPLMAAIKEHHSDHRFWGLGGDRMTREGLDSLYHVKDLSVTGFIEVLKHLSFFKEVMHSVIEQCQQRQPDAAILLDYPGFNLRLGMKLKTLGIPVYYYISPQVWAWKKGRVKTMRRFIKRIFVIFPFEEDFYKKQGIPVTFAGHPLVEKDFNIPDRSAFFSQHGLDEKKPMIALLPGSRRNELERLTQPLLEALQLLKKQQPDLQFTLAGLSDLADSYYEPFLTLDGITLIKDDPYPMIFHADLAIVASGTATLETAYLGTPLVVIYRIAPLSYLIGKLLVKIDHIAMPNLIVDERAIPELIQKDANGQTIAKETLHLLSDQAARIEMSSKLAILKDALGQPGCAKIIASLILKDLD